The Streptomyces sp. JB150 genomic interval CGAAGCCGGTCATGCGTCGTTCCGTCGAGGCCCGGCGGGCGGCGCGCGCCGCCGTGCCTCACTGATCGGAGTAGCGGATGTCCCCGATGGTCCAGGCGCTGACGTCCTCGAGGGCGACGCGGTACATGCCGCCCGTGTCCGGGATGCCGACGCTCCCCTGGAGGATCCGGGCGAGATGGAAGTGGAGGTGGGTGGGGCGGCCGGAGCGCGCAGACGCGGCGTCACCGTCCTGGGGGACGGCGAACAGGCCCGCGAAGTGGTGCAGATCCGCCGAGTCCCGCAGCACCTCTGCCACGCGCTGCTTCCACAGGGCCTCGGGCGCCAGTCGTCCTGTGATGACGGCTCCGGGGACCACCACGGTGAGGGACATCCGACTGCTGTGCTGCGACTCGACCTCCTCGGCGATGCCGAGAAGCAGATCGTCAGGATGCGACATGCTCAGAGAGCCTAGCCCAGCGGGGCCCGTCACCGGTCCACCGGGTGCGGCGGGCGCGGACGTGTCGCCCGGCTCGCCCGCGCCGCCGCGCCGGCGAAGTGCCGTGCCCCGCCGCGGAGTTGCCTCCGGGCGGGGGCTAACGATCCCGTCCGCCGGCCGTGGTGACGCGGGTGACCGCCTCCAGTGTCAGAGCGCGGTCGTGGGGTGCCGGGGACAGGGCGCGGTGCAGGGTCAGGCCCTCGATGAGGGCGTCCAGCTGGCGGGCCGTGCCGGGGTCGAAGTGCTTCTCCAGATGGGCGCGGCTGCGCGCCATCCACTCCTGAGTGAGTTCCCGGTACGCGGGCCTGCGCGCGGCGAGGGTGTACAGCTCCTGGGTGAGGACCAGGTCGCGCTTGCTTCCCTCGGACAGCTCGTGGACGAGGTCGGCGACCGCCGCTCGGGCCTGGTCGCGGTCGGCCGGCGGTGCGAGGTGCGCGTCGAACAGGGCGACGATGTGGTCGGTGAAGTGACGGAACGCCTCGCGGAGCAGGTCGTCGATGCCGCTGAAGTGGTAGGTCATCGACCCCAGGGGCACACCGGCCCGCGCGGCGATCTTGCGATGGGAGACCCCGGCGACGCCCTCGTCGGCGATGAGGTCGAGGGTGGCGGCGAGGATGCGTTCTCGGCGCCGCGGGTCGGTGTGTCCGGTGGCCATGGCGGCACCCTCACAGCTCGCGGACCGGCCGGGCCGGGTTGCCGAGCGCGAGGACGTTCGCGGGCACGTCCTTGGTGACGACGGCGCCCGCGCCGATGACCGCGTTGTCGCCGATGGTCACTCCGGGGCACACGATCACTCCCCCGCCCAGCCAGACGTTGTCGCCGATGGTGATCGGCCGCGCGGCCTCCAGCTTGTCCCGGCGCGGCTGCGGCTCCAGGGGGTGGGTCGGGGTGAGCAGCCGGACGTTCGGGCCGATCTGGCAGTCCTCGCCGATGGTGATGGCCGCGACGTCCAGCGCGGTGAGGTGGTAGTTGACGAAGGTCCGGGCGCCGATGGTGATGTTGCTGCCGTAGTCGACGTACAGCGGCGGCCGTACGTGCGCCTCCTCGCCCAGGGAGCCGAGCAGTTCGGCGAGGAGCGGGCGGGCGGCGTCGGCGTCCTCGGCGTAGGCGGCCTGGTAGCGGGCGGCCAGGCGCACCGCGTGCTGCTGGCGGCGGGCGATCTCGGGGTCGTCAGCGATGTAGAGGTCCCCGGCGAGCATGCGCTCCAGGTTGGTGCGCGGGTCGT includes:
- a CDS encoding TetR family transcriptional regulator, whose amino-acid sequence is MATGHTDPRRRERILAATLDLIADEGVAGVSHRKIAARAGVPLGSMTYHFSGIDDLLREAFRHFTDHIVALFDAHLAPPADRDQARAAVADLVHELSEGSKRDLVLTQELYTLAARRPAYRELTQEWMARSRAHLEKHFDPGTARQLDALIEGLTLHRALSPAPHDRALTLEAVTRVTTAGGRDR
- a CDS encoding sugar O-acetyltransferase — its product is MPMDHFADDPRTNLERMLAGDLYIADDPEIARRQQHAVRLAARYQAAYAEDADAARPLLAELLGSLGEEAHVRPPLYVDYGSNITIGARTFVNYHLTALDVAAITIGEDCQIGPNVRLLTPTHPLEPQPRRDKLEAARPITIGDNVWLGGGVIVCPGVTIGDNAVIGAGAVVTKDVPANVLALGNPARPVREL